Genomic segment of Nocardiopsis mwathae:
GGTCGGCGGGGGGCGGCGTGGCTAGGCTGACCCCACGGCGGGATCGCGCATTCTCCGGACACCGAAAGGGGCTGGCTCCTACGATGAGCTGGTCGCGGGAAGGAGCACCTATTTCCGCCACCCTGTCGGAGCCGGACACGCGCTCGGCGGCCGGGGCTGGGCCAGAGGCTGAAGTCGAGGCGCCGCCGAGCGGCCCGGAGACCCCGCCGCGGGACGAGTCCATGCGGGTGGTCGCCGAACGTGTCGCCGAGGTACTCCCCGATGGCTGTCGCGTGGAGATTCTCGGAGGAAACCTCATCGTGTCCCGCACCCCAGTCCCCTTGCACAACTGGATCGTCACCCGGTTCATGCACCAGTTGCTGCAGCAGCTGCCCGCGGACAAGTCTCCACAGAGCGTGACCTCCGTGGGGGTGAGTAAGGAGGAGAGCGAGGACGAGGACTACGCGATTCCCGACCTGGTCGTCCTTCCCGCCGATGTGGCCAAGTCCGCCGCCGGGTGGCTGGTGCCCGCCGACTGCGCCGAGCTCGCGCTGGAGGTGGTGTCGCGGGGCAGCAGCACGACCGGCACCGACGCCAAGCCCTCGGCCTATGCCGACTGGGAGATCGCCATCTACGTCCTGGTCGATCCGCGTGACGGCACCATCGTGCTCTACGCGGACCCGCGTGACGGCAAGTACCAGAATGTCCACCGTATGAAGTTCGGCGACACCGTGGTCCTGCCCGAACCGCTCAAGGACATCCGCCTGGAGACCGAGGAGCTGTCCACCTACGGGTGATCCGCGCTGTCCACGGGAAGCTGCGCGGTCTCGATCTTCACGTCACTCAGCGGCGCCGGAGCCGTGATCGTCGAGCCGTAGTCGTCGATGCGCCTGTCACGGTAGGTGCCCGACTCCGGCGTCCACATCGTCGCGCAGACGCCTTCGTAGGGATCGAAGATCATGTAGATGGGCACGCCTGCGCTCGCGTGGAACTCCACCTTGTCGTTGTAGTCCCGCTGCACACCGCCGGGTGAGACGACCTCGATGGCGAGTTCCGTGAGTCCGGGCGAGTACGCGCTCAGATTCCTGTCCGCCTCAGCTTTCGGGACGGGAGCGCAGTGGCTTTTCCCGGAACCAGTACCACAGGCGGGAGCGGCCACGGGGTAGCCCGCCGGTCAGGCGGTCTGCCGCGTCGGCTCCTTCTTCTCCGCTGCGGTGAGGTGGCGGGCGGCCAGGTCGGCCAGGACGGCGGCGATGGTGTCGGGGGCCTCCAGGGGGGTCATGTGGCCGGCGCGGGGGATCTCGACGAGGTCCTCGCAGTGCGGCAGGGCGTCGGCGATGCGGTGGGCGTGGGCGATGGGGGTGAGCCGGTCGCGGCCTCCGGCCACCACGGTGGTGGGGCAGGACAGGGATCGCACTTCGGTTCGCAGGTCGAGGCGGGCCAGGACGCGGCCCCAGTGGGCGCGCGGTAGGGGCGGGCAGGTGTGGATCAGGCGGGCGCAGAAGTCGACCATCCTGGGGTCGGCGTCGGGGGCCATGGTGACGTAGTGCAGGGCGGCGCGGGTCAGGGGGGACTTGGGGCCCAGTGGCAGCGGGGCGCCGAGGAGCAGCCGGTGGCCCAGGGCGCCGAGGCGGGGGGAGTGCGCGGCGCCGGGGAGGATGCGGGCGGTGGCGAGCAGGTCGCAGCAGCCGGTGCTGATCAGCGCCGCCGCGGCGGCGCGTTGGCGCACTTCGGGGCGGTCGGCGGCGGCCATCAGCGTCATGGCGCCCATGCTGTGCCCGGCCAGGAGGGCGGGGGTGGTGGCGGGGACGGTGGCGCGCAGCACGGCGCACAGGTCGTCGGCCAGGGCGGAGACGCCGTAGCCGTGGCGGTCGGGGCGGGCGCTGCGGCCGTGGCCGCGCTGGTCGTAGACGACGACGCGGTGGGTGGGGGTCAGGCGGGTGGCCACCGGTGCCCAGAAGGGGATGGAGCAGGTCCAGCCGTGGCTCAGGACGATGGTGGGGGCGCGGTCGGGGCCGTGGATCTCGGCGTGCAGGCGGGTTCCGTCGGCGGAGCGGAGTGTGAGTTCGCGGCGGGGGGCCGAGGGGGCGGGGGAGACCGGTCTGCTGTGCATGGGGGTGCCTTCCGTGGCTACCGGCGGGTCACAACCAGTGCTGCCCGACCCTAAACCATGACAATGATCAATGGAAGGGTTTTGGGCGGGGTGCACCTCCCCCAGCGCGCCGCCCCGGCGGTGGCGCCCGGTGCGGTAACGTCGCACCCGCCGACACCCGCCGACACCCGCCGGCGCCGGCGGGCCGCCATCCGCACAGCCGCCGACCGGGGACGACGCACACCGCACATGAACGGCCACACCACCGACCTCGCCGACGTCCTCGCCGCCGTCCCGCTGTATGCGCCGGTCGGCGAGCAGCGCCGCGGACGCGTCAGTTCCACCACGGTCGCGCCCGGCGCCGCGCTGCCCACCAAGGTGGTGGTGGACTTCGGCTCCACGCCCGAGGGACCCGACCGCGGCCCCGACCTGGAGATCGCCACCCGCGCCTGGGACACCGGCACCGAGCCCGGCGAGCGCGAGCTGCGGGGCTTCTGCGCTGAGCGCGCCCTGATGGAGCTGCGCATGCGCGACCCGCTCAGCGGCCAGGCCACCGCGCTGCCGCCCGGCGCCGCCTGGTCCAGTGCCGCGATCACCGTGGATGCCACCCCCCGCACCTTCACCGTGCTGTCGGCCGGCGCCCTGTGGGTGGCCGCCACCGTCCTGCCCGGCCCCTTCCTGCTGCGGATCTACACACCGGTGGCCGGCGCACGCCCCGACCGGCTGCGCCGCCTCACCTCCGCCGCGGAGTTGGAGCCCCTGCGCGGCCGCGGCTGAGTGGCCCCGCTCCCGCAGGGCTCAGCGGCGACGCGTGGGCGGGAAGGCTTCACCGCGCCCGTTGACCCGCCTAGGCTCGCCGCATGGCCATTCACGTGCTGTCCAGCCGCGTCCTGCTGCGCCCCACCGACCTCGAACGCAGCCGGACCTTCTACCGCGACATCCTGGGGCTGGCCGTCTACCGGGAGTTCGGCACCGGTGAGCGGCGCGGCACCGTGTTCTTCCTCGGCGGGGGCTTCCTGGAGCTGTCCGGGCACAGCCCGCACCCGCCCGAGCCCGCCGCCACGCGGCTGTGGCTGCAGGTCCCCGACATCTGGGCGGCCCACCGCGCCCTGGTCGGCCGGGGCGTGCCGGTCGTGCGCGAGCCCCGGCGCGAACCGTGGGGGCTGCTGGAGATGCACATCGCCGACCCCGACGGGCTGCCGCTGTTCATCGTCGAGGTTCCCGCCGACCACCCGCTGCGCTACCGCCCCTGAGCGGCGGCGGAGCTCAGCCGGGGGTGCCGTCGTCGCACCCGGCCTGCGGCTCCAGCAGGTCCGGGGCGCCGCCGACGAGCAGGCGGCGGGGGCCGGGGCCCTCCTGGCCGCACTCGTCGTGGGGGTTGGACAGCACGCAGCGCTCCAGGGACAGGCAGCCGCACCCGATGCAGCCGGTGAGGTCGTCGCGCAGCTTCTCCAGTTGGCGGATGCGCGCGTCGAGTTCGCCGCGCCACTGCTCGGAGAGGTACGCCCAGTCCTCCTGGGTGGGGGTGCGCTCTTCGGGCAGCCCGGCCAGCGCCTGGCGGATGCGGTCGAGCGGGATCCCCACGCGCTGCGAGACGCGGATGAACGCGACCCGGCGCAGCGTGTCGCGCCGGTAGCGGCGCTGGTTGCCGGCGGTGCGGCGGCTGGTGATCAGCCCCTTGCGCTCGTAGAAGTGCAGTGCCGACACTGCGACACCGCTGCGTTCGGCGACCTGCCCGACGGTCAGTTCCCTGGCCTTCCACGACACCTGCGTCACGTGAACCACCCCGGTCGTCGTTCCTTAATCAAGGTTGACGTTACCGGGTCGCGCGGGTGGGCGCACCGTGTCCGCGATGCCGCCCAGCGCGGCGCGGATCGCCGCGGCCAGCGGCGGCTCCAGCGCCGAATGCCCCGCTTCCACCCAGGTCAGGCGCGTGTGGGGAAGTGCCGCGCGCAGGCGCCGCGCACTGGCGGCCCCCGTCGCATCGCCGGTGCCCTGGACGACCTCCACGGGCACGTCGAGGCCGGCGATCCGGTCGAGCACCCCCTGCTCGCCCAGGAAGAACCCGTGGCGGGCGTAGTGCGCCTCGACCCTCACGCCGGCCGTCAGGGCCGGGGTCGCCTCGATGAGGTGCGGGGCGAAGGCGGCGCCGCACTGCGCGGCGTCGAAGGCGGCCCAGTTGCGTACCGCAAGCGCGTGGTCGGGATGGCCGGGGTCGGCGATGCGGCGCGCGTAGGCGGCGGGGACGTCGTCGAGCTCGGCTGCGTCCAGCGGGGCGGTGAACCCCGCCCACACCCCGGCGTCCACGCCCCGCCCCTCCAGCAGCGGCGCGTACTCCTCGCGGGAGCCGAGGAACACCCCGCTGAGCACCAGCGCGTGCACGGTGTGCGGGTGGCGCGCCGCCAGGGCCAGCGCCAGCGCCGCCCCCCAGGAGGGGCCGAGCACCGCCCAGCGGGCCACGCCCAAACGGGTGCGCAGGTGCTCCAGGTCGCCGAGGAGGTGGCCGGTGGTGTTGGCGGCCAGGGCGCCGTGCGGGCGGGAGGCGCCGCAGCCGCGCTGGTCGACCTGGATGAGCCGGAAGCGGCGCGGGTCGGCCAGGGTGCGCTGGGCGCGGGTGCTGCGGCCGCCGGGGCCGCCGTGCAGGAGCAGCAGCGGGATGCCGTCGGGGGCGCCCGATTCCCACCAGCGCAGCACGTGCCCCTGGCCCACGGGCAGCGGTCCGGTGCGGCGGGTGGGTGCGGGAACGGTGGCGGCGGGGGGCACCGGCTCACCGCTCCCCGGCGCGGGCACGGGTGCGCAGGCGGCGTCCGCGCTCCTGGGGCAGGGCCAGGTGGCCGCCGGTGATCAGGTGGAACCGCTCCAGGCCGGGGCACTGCACCTGCACCACGGTGGTGCCGTGCGCCAGCACCGCCAGGTCGCGGGCGGCCACGCGGTGCCCGGCGGCGCCGATGCGCCGCACCACTTCGGCGCGCTGGTCGGCGACCGGTGCGCCGGCCGCGGCGGTGTCGTCGGGCGGCAGCGGGGCCCAGGGTGCGCCGGGGAGGCGGTCGTCGATGGCCAGGCGGGCGCAGGCCAGCAGGCGGGGGTGGTCGGCGACGCGGGCGCGCGCGGCGGCGCCGGTGCCGGGGCCCTCGGCGGTGCGGGCGAGGAGGTGGTCCTGGACGAGTTCGCCGATGGCGCGGTGGGCGGCGGTGGCGGGCGACAGGGAGGCGCCGATGCCGTAGCGGGGGGCGCCGTCGGGCAGCGGCGGGGCATGGGCGAGGACGACGGGGATGCCGATGTCGGTGGTCAGGTCCAGCAGGGTGACGGGGGCGTGCAGGGTGGCGGCCGCCTGGCGGAGGTCGCGGGCCGGGCCGGGGGGCAGGGAGGCGGGGTCCAGGCGGGCGGGCAGCGGCCCGCGGTCGTGGACGGCGCACAGCAGGAACAGGGAGAGGGCGTCGCGTTCGGCCCACTCGTTGAGGGCGTGCAGCAGGGCCTCGTCGCGGGTGGCGCCGATGGCGCAGCCGGTGTTGACGCTGTAGGAGAGCGCCCGGCGGTAGTCGGTGGTGTCGCCGATGCGGGTGCGGCGGGCGGCCGCCGGCCCGGTGGGCAGGGGGTACCAGGGCGCCCACAGGAAGAGGGGGACCTGCAGTGG
This window contains:
- a CDS encoding alpha/beta fold hydrolase, translated to MPPAATVPAPTRRTGPLPVGQGHVLRWWESGAPDGIPLLLLHGGPGGRSTRAQRTLADPRRFRLIQVDQRGCGASRPHGALAANTTGHLLGDLEHLRTRLGVARWAVLGPSWGAALALALAARHPHTVHALVLSGVFLGSREEYAPLLEGRGVDAGVWAGFTAPLDAAELDDVPAAYARRIADPGHPDHALAVRNWAAFDAAQCGAAFAPHLIEATPALTAGVRVEAHYARHGFFLGEQGVLDRIAGLDVPVEVVQGTGDATGAASARRLRAALPHTRLTWVEAGHSALEPPLAAAIRAALGGIADTVRPPARPGNVNLD
- a CDS encoding YcaO-like family protein, whose product is MLRELPAPGPRAAHCRLHRDDGTPVPDGQGSGKGPAAPARTGALYEALEHAFSGPDALDTLPVEPHPLHRVAAGPLRAERAIGRLGGPADARIACLPYTALDGGPPLQVPLFLWAPWYPLPTGPAAARRTRIGDTTDYRRALSYSVNTGCAIGATRDEALLHALNEWAERDALSLFLLCAVHDRGPLPARLDPASLPPGPARDLRQAAATLHAPVTLLDLTTDIGIPVVLAHAPPLPDGAPRYGIGASLSPATAAHRAIGELVQDHLLARTAEGPGTGAAARARVADHPRLLACARLAIDDRLPGAPWAPLPPDDTAAAGAPVADQRAEVVRRIGAAGHRVAARDLAVLAHGTTVVQVQCPGLERFHLITGGHLALPQERGRRLRTRARAGER
- a CDS encoding alpha/beta fold hydrolase, coding for MHSRPVSPAPSAPRRELTLRSADGTRLHAEIHGPDRAPTIVLSHGWTCSIPFWAPVATRLTPTHRVVVYDQRGHGRSARPDRHGYGVSALADDLCAVLRATVPATTPALLAGHSMGAMTLMAAADRPEVRQRAAAAALISTGCCDLLATARILPGAAHSPRLGALGHRLLLGAPLPLGPKSPLTRAALHYVTMAPDADPRMVDFCARLIHTCPPLPRAHWGRVLARLDLRTEVRSLSCPTTVVAGGRDRLTPIAHAHRIADALPHCEDLVEIPRAGHMTPLEAPDTIAAVLADLAARHLTAAEKKEPTRQTA
- a CDS encoding Uma2 family endonuclease, with product MAAPACGTGSGKSHCAPVPKAEADRNLSAYSPGLTELAIEVVSPGGVQRDYNDKVEFHASAGVPIYMIFDPYEGVCATMWTPESGTYRDRRIDDYGSTITAPAPLSDVKIETAQLPVDSADHP
- a CDS encoding VOC family protein; amino-acid sequence: MAIHVLSSRVLLRPTDLERSRTFYRDILGLAVYREFGTGERRGTVFFLGGGFLELSGHSPHPPEPAATRLWLQVPDIWAAHRALVGRGVPVVREPRREPWGLLEMHIADPDGLPLFIVEVPADHPLRYRP
- the soxR gene encoding redox-sensitive transcriptional activator SoxR, whose product is MTQVSWKARELTVGQVAERSGVAVSALHFYERKGLITSRRTAGNQRRYRRDTLRRVAFIRVSQRVGIPLDRIRQALAGLPEERTPTQEDWAYLSEQWRGELDARIRQLEKLRDDLTGCIGCGCLSLERCVLSNPHDECGQEGPGPRRLLVGGAPDLLEPQAGCDDGTPG
- a CDS encoding Uma2 family endonuclease; the encoded protein is MRVVAERVAEVLPDGCRVEILGGNLIVSRTPVPLHNWIVTRFMHQLLQQLPADKSPQSVTSVGVSKEESEDEDYAIPDLVVLPADVAKSAAGWLVPADCAELALEVVSRGSSTTGTDAKPSAYADWEIAIYVLVDPRDGTIVLYADPRDGKYQNVHRMKFGDTVVLPEPLKDIRLETEELSTYG